In Lentimicrobiaceae bacterium, a genomic segment contains:
- a CDS encoding SDR family oxidoreductase → ISALSFHKMIQVAKKIDAINEWGSIVALSYIAAQRTLFEYNDMADAKAALESIARSFGYIYGREKRVRINTISQSPTLTTAGSGVKGIDGLMDFTDRMSPLGNASAEECANFCIMLFSDLSRKVTMQNLYHDGGFSSMGMSERAMHVYSKSLEEYEDCD, encoded by the coding sequence ATTTCCGCCTTATCTTTTCATAAGATGATACAAGTTGCCAAAAAAATAGATGCAATAAATGAGTGGGGGTCCATCGTTGCATTATCGTATATTGCAGCACAACGTACTCTGTTTGAATATAACGATATGGCTGATGCCAAAGCTGCTCTTGAATCCATTGCAAGAAGTTTCGGATACATTTACGGCAGAGAAAAAAGGGTACGTATCAATACGATTTCTCAATCGCCGACCCTTACAACTGCAGGTAGTGGAGTAAAAGGGATTGATGGATTGATGGATTTTACCGACAGAATGTCGCCATTGGGCAATGCTTCTGCTGAGGAATGTGCCAATTTCTGTATCATGCTTTTTTCCGATCTTTCCAGAAAAGTTACCATGCAAAACCTTTACCATGACGGAGGCTTTTCGAGCATGGGGATGAGTGAAAGAGCTATGCATGTGTATAGCAAAAGCCTTGAGGAGTATGAAGACTGTGATTAA
- a CDS encoding electron transfer flavoprotein subunit beta/FixA family protein: protein MSFRIIVLAKQVPDTRNVGKDAMKADGTVNRAALPAIFNPEDLNALEQALRVKKIMGDAEVILLTMGPTRAAEIIREALYRGADRGYLITDRKFAGSDTLATSYAISLAIKKLRPFHLIVSGRQAIDGDTAQVGPQTAEKLSLPQITYTEEIIDVNNENITVKRRLERGVEVVKCTLPALLTVHGSAPACRPRIAKQLMKFKHARTVTELQEESKDYTELYNHRPYLNIEEWSAADLNADVEKLGLSGSPTKVKKIENVVFQHKDSKVLAATDSDINSLMMELINSHVIG, encoded by the coding sequence ATGAGCTTTAGAATTATTGTACTGGCAAAGCAGGTTCCCGATACACGCAATGTGGGCAAAGATGCCATGAAAGCAGATGGAACCGTAAACAGAGCTGCTCTACCTGCCATTTTCAATCCCGAAGATCTGAATGCTTTGGAGCAAGCCCTGAGAGTTAAAAAAATAATGGGCGATGCCGAGGTTATTTTGCTTACCATGGGACCTACACGTGCCGCAGAAATTATCCGGGAAGCTTTGTACCGTGGTGCTGACAGGGGATACCTGATTACCGACCGTAAATTTGCCGGTTCCGATACTTTGGCAACTTCCTATGCCATTTCACTTGCGATAAAAAAATTACGGCCTTTTCACTTGATAGTATCTGGAAGGCAGGCTATTGACGGCGACACAGCTCAAGTAGGACCACAAACTGCAGAAAAGCTTAGTTTACCTCAGATTACATACACCGAAGAGATTATTGATGTTAATAATGAGAATATTACCGTAAAACGCCGTTTGGAAAGGGGAGTGGAAGTCGTAAAATGTACTTTACCCGCATTGCTTACTGTTCATGGTTCTGCACCTGCTTGCCGCCCGCGCATAGCAAAACAATTAATGAAATTCAAACATGCCCGTACTGTTACCGAATTGCAGGAGGAATCAAAAGATTATACGGAATTATACAACCACCGTCCTTACCTTAATATCGAAGAATGGAGTGCTGCCGATCTGAATGCCGATGTGGAAAAACTGGGGCTTTCCGGCTCACCTACTAAAGTAAAAAAGATTGAAAATGTCGTATTTCAACATAAGGATTCGAAGGTATTGGCTGCTACCGACAGCGATATCAACTCCCTGATGATGGAACTCATCAATAGCCATGTTATAGGTTAA